One Nonomuraea angiospora DNA segment encodes these proteins:
- a CDS encoding ABC transporter permease, giving the protein MRCGAPGPRRIIPCFPSADPCAGPYTVGHRVLTLRRCKTIPLYARLVRYGFRKHATYVWGAIAGAFTNSVFGILRAYILIALWQARPGLAGYDVADAVTFCFVTQAFIGPMQLFGGGLGLPERIRSGDIALDLVRPASLQLWTLAEDLGRAAYLFLVRGVPPMLVGAVVFGITVPAGPGQWSAFLAGFAVAVVVSFGWRYLVALSTCWLLDDRGVAVVSMLLTTFFSGMMVPLHLFPGWFGDLVMAMPWAAMVQLPTDLYLGRAPILETLAFQALWAAILLGLGALGTMAIRRKVVIQGG; this is encoded by the coding sequence TTGCGTTGCGGGGCGCCAGGCCCGCGACGCATAATTCCATGCTTCCCATCGGCAGACCCGTGCGCGGGTCCGTACACGGTCGGTCACCGTGTCCTCACCCTCCGGAGGTGCAAAACCATACCCCTCTATGCCCGGCTCGTCCGGTACGGCTTCCGCAAGCACGCCACCTACGTCTGGGGCGCGATCGCCGGCGCTTTCACCAACAGCGTCTTCGGCATCCTCCGCGCCTACATCCTCATCGCGCTCTGGCAGGCCCGCCCCGGGCTGGCCGGCTACGACGTGGCCGACGCCGTCACGTTCTGCTTCGTCACCCAGGCGTTCATCGGCCCGATGCAGCTGTTCGGGGGCGGACTCGGCCTCCCCGAGCGCATCCGCAGCGGCGACATCGCGCTCGACCTGGTCCGGCCCGCCTCGCTCCAGCTCTGGACGCTGGCCGAGGACCTGGGCAGGGCCGCCTACCTGTTCCTGGTCCGCGGCGTCCCGCCCATGCTGGTCGGCGCGGTGGTGTTCGGCATCACGGTCCCCGCCGGGCCGGGGCAGTGGTCGGCGTTCCTGGCCGGCTTCGCCGTCGCGGTGGTGGTCAGCTTCGGCTGGCGCTACCTGGTGGCGCTGTCGACCTGCTGGCTCCTCGACGACCGCGGCGTCGCGGTGGTGTCGATGCTCCTGACGACCTTCTTCTCCGGGATGATGGTGCCGCTGCACCTGTTCCCCGGCTGGTTCGGCGACCTGGTCATGGCGATGCCCTGGGCGGCCATGGTCCAGCTCCCGACCGACCTCTACCTGGGCAGGGCCCCGATCCTGGAGACGCTCGCGTTCCAGGCGCTCTGGGCCGCGATCCTGCTCGGGCTGGGCGCGCTCGGCACCATGGCGATCCGCCGCAAGGTGGTGATCCAGGGTGGTTAG
- a CDS encoding siderophore-interacting protein, whose protein sequence is MTEKPTDHHRGVVLRTEWISRHMVRVVVGGDGLADFATAGLTDHYVKLVFPYEGVEYPTPFSVKTCRETMPREFWPRLRTYTVRAWDPDSRELTLDFVVHGDEGLAGPWAAQARPGDVVLMLGPGGGYAPDPEADWHLLVGDESALPAIAAALEGLPEGAQAHVLVEVDAPEDEQKLETAADARITWLYRGGRPVGEKLVAAVRTLEFPEGDVHAFVHGEAGFVKELRRHLRVERGIGLDRLSISGYWRSGADDEAWRAMKRDWNRQVEAEEESAIAS, encoded by the coding sequence ATGACCGAGAAGCCCACGGATCACCATCGTGGCGTCGTCCTGCGGACCGAGTGGATCTCGCGGCACATGGTCCGCGTCGTGGTCGGGGGCGACGGGCTGGCCGACTTCGCCACCGCCGGACTGACGGACCACTACGTCAAGCTGGTCTTCCCCTACGAAGGCGTCGAATACCCCACCCCGTTCAGCGTGAAGACCTGCCGCGAGACGATGCCGCGCGAGTTCTGGCCGCGGCTGCGGACCTACACCGTACGCGCCTGGGACCCCGACAGCCGCGAGCTGACCCTCGACTTCGTGGTGCACGGCGACGAGGGCCTGGCCGGCCCGTGGGCCGCCCAGGCCCGTCCCGGTGACGTCGTGCTCATGCTCGGACCCGGCGGCGGCTACGCGCCCGACCCCGAGGCCGACTGGCACCTGTTGGTCGGCGACGAGAGCGCGCTGCCGGCCATCGCGGCCGCGCTGGAGGGCCTGCCGGAGGGCGCGCAGGCGCACGTGCTGGTCGAGGTGGACGCGCCCGAGGACGAGCAGAAGCTCGAGACGGCCGCCGACGCCCGGATCACGTGGCTCTACCGCGGCGGCCGTCCCGTCGGCGAGAAGCTCGTGGCGGCGGTGCGGACGCTGGAGTTCCCCGAGGGGGACGTGCACGCGTTCGTGCACGGCGAGGCCGGCTTCGTCAAGGAGCTCCGCCGTCACCTGCGCGTCGAGCGGGGCATCGGGCTGGACCGGCTGTCCATCTCCGGATACTGGCGCTCGGGGGCCGACGACGAGGCGTGGCGCGCGATGAAGCGCGACTGGAACCGTCAGGTCGAGGCCGAGGAGGAGTCCGCGATCGCCTCCTAG
- a CDS encoding ABC transporter ATP-binding protein translates to MIELDRAGRSFKIKRRVVHAVSDLSFTVSAGEFVGYLGPNGAGKSTTIKMLCGILTPTSGRVRVAGLDPSRRRTSLARRIGVVFGQRTTLWWDLPLVDSFELIRHLYRVDRATFRSRLGELTETLDLGEFMRTPVRQLSLGQRMRGDLAAALLHAPDVLVLDEPTIGLDVVSKAGIREFLQRVNAERGTTVLLTTHDLGDIERLCRRVMVIDHGRLAFDGTLDDLMATSPGQSSIEDVVTRLYTGTAQQGQAQ, encoded by the coding sequence ATGATCGAACTTGACCGGGCCGGACGCTCGTTCAAGATCAAGAGAAGGGTCGTCCACGCCGTGAGCGACCTGTCGTTCACCGTGTCGGCGGGAGAGTTCGTCGGCTACCTCGGGCCCAACGGGGCCGGCAAGTCCACCACCATCAAGATGCTCTGCGGCATCCTCACGCCGACGTCCGGCCGGGTCCGGGTGGCCGGGCTCGACCCGTCGCGGCGGCGCACGTCGCTGGCGCGGCGGATCGGGGTGGTGTTCGGGCAGCGGACGACGCTGTGGTGGGACCTGCCGCTCGTCGACAGCTTCGAGCTGATCCGCCACCTGTACAGGGTGGACCGGGCCACGTTCAGATCACGGCTCGGCGAGCTGACCGAGACGCTCGACCTGGGCGAGTTCATGCGCACGCCGGTGCGCCAGCTCAGCCTGGGCCAGCGCATGCGGGGCGACCTCGCGGCGGCGCTGCTGCACGCGCCCGACGTGCTGGTGCTCGACGAGCCGACGATCGGGCTGGACGTGGTCAGCAAGGCCGGCATCAGGGAGTTCCTGCAGCGGGTCAACGCCGAGCGCGGCACGACCGTGCTGCTGACCACGCACGACCTCGGCGACATCGAGCGCCTGTGCCGCCGGGTCATGGTGATCGACCACGGGCGGCTGGCCTTCGACGGCACGCTCGACGACCTGATGGCCACCTCCCCCGGCCAGTCGAGCATCGAGGACGTGGTGACCCGCCTCTACACAGGTACGGCCCAGCAGGGACAAGCTCAGTAG
- a CDS encoding alpha/beta hydrolase has product MQIDRDVVPDYPLSWQARALTSLMWGTLKPASSVLMRHPLALVCAARLGDLGRLVRVPQPEHVIIEPAEFSACGGEWVRGRPGLDEGKAVLYFHGGGYFSCSPRTHRSITWRLSVAARRPVLALDYRQGPVHKLSDSLTDALDAYECLLRRGHAPGDVILAGDSAGGHLTLATLLALRDRELPMPGAAICLSPWADLTDIPRTANRWQDPMLPAGRVRWLARRWTSGLDPSDPLVSPVLGDFTGLPPLMIVTGSTEVLRDEARRVAERARQAKVPVRYEEWNRMPHAFPILADVLPEARLAFRHMAYFLRAVAARRASRGDIAAA; this is encoded by the coding sequence ATGCAGATCGACCGGGACGTGGTCCCCGACTATCCCTTGAGCTGGCAAGCCCGCGCCCTGACCAGTCTGATGTGGGGCACCCTGAAGCCGGCGTCCAGCGTGCTGATGCGCCATCCGCTGGCCCTGGTCTGCGCGGCCCGGCTCGGGGACCTCGGCCGCCTGGTGCGCGTACCCCAGCCCGAGCACGTCATCATCGAGCCCGCGGAGTTCTCGGCCTGCGGGGGCGAGTGGGTGCGGGGCAGGCCGGGGCTCGACGAGGGCAAGGCGGTGCTCTACTTCCACGGCGGCGGCTACTTCTCGTGCTCGCCGCGTACCCATCGGTCCATCACCTGGCGGCTGTCGGTGGCGGCCCGGCGGCCCGTGCTGGCGCTCGACTACCGGCAGGGGCCCGTGCACAAGCTGTCGGACTCGCTGACCGACGCGCTGGACGCGTACGAGTGCCTGCTGCGGCGCGGCCACGCGCCCGGGGACGTCATCCTGGCGGGGGACTCCGCGGGTGGTCACCTCACGCTGGCCACGTTGCTGGCACTGCGGGACCGGGAGCTGCCGATGCCCGGCGCGGCGATCTGCCTGTCGCCGTGGGCCGACCTGACCGACATCCCGCGGACCGCCAACCGCTGGCAGGACCCCATGCTCCCGGCCGGGCGGGTGCGCTGGCTGGCCCGCCGGTGGACCTCGGGCCTCGACCCGAGCGATCCGCTGGTCTCCCCGGTGCTCGGGGACTTCACGGGGCTGCCGCCGCTCATGATCGTTACCGGCTCGACCGAGGTGCTGCGGGACGAGGCCAGACGGGTGGCCGAGCGGGCGCGGCAGGCCAAGGTGCCGGTACGGTACGAAGAGTGGAACCGGATGCCGCACGCCTTCCCGATCCTGGCGGACGTGCTGCCCGAGGCGCGGCTGGCCTTCCGGCACATGGCGTACTTCCTGCGGGCCGTGGCCGCCCGCCGCGCGTCCAGAGGGGACATCGCGGCGGCGTGA
- a CDS encoding SigE family RNA polymerase sigma factor, translating to MEGDPRFAEFVAERGDALLRYGYVLAGNPHDAADLVQEALLKLRGAWSRLRLKENPESYARTTMARLHIATWRLRRRELLAWDLPEGEHHDPLPSGDERRMWQALAGLPRKQRAVLVLRYYEQLDDAEIAAVLGISRGTVRSQAARALDKLRVALPSEPMTRGNVR from the coding sequence TTGGAAGGTGATCCCCGTTTCGCGGAGTTCGTCGCCGAACGCGGCGACGCGCTGCTGCGCTACGGCTATGTGCTGGCCGGCAATCCGCACGACGCGGCCGACCTGGTCCAGGAGGCGCTGCTGAAGCTGCGCGGCGCCTGGTCCCGGCTGCGGCTGAAGGAGAACCCGGAGAGCTACGCGCGCACCACCATGGCCAGGCTGCACATCGCCACCTGGCGGTTACGCAGGCGCGAGCTGCTCGCCTGGGACCTGCCGGAAGGCGAGCACCACGACCCGCTGCCCAGCGGCGACGAGCGCAGGATGTGGCAGGCGCTGGCCGGGCTGCCGCGCAAGCAGCGCGCGGTGCTGGTGCTGCGCTACTACGAGCAGCTCGACGACGCCGAGATCGCCGCCGTGCTCGGGATCTCCCGCGGCACGGTACGCAGCCAGGCCGCCCGCGCGCTGGACAAGCTGCGCGTGGCCCTCCCGAGTGAGCCGATGACCAGGGGGAACGTACGATGA
- the aceA gene encoding isocitrate lyase, with translation MIDRLKGAAEQLQDEWDNDPRWEGVERTYGAEDVIRLRGSVQEEHTLARLGAGRLWDLLNSEDYVNALGALTGNQAVQQVKAGLKAIYLSGWQVAADANLGGQTYPDQSLYPANSVPAVVRRINNALLRADQITWSEGDTDAPHWLAPIVADAEAGFGGVLNAFELMKGMIAAGAAGVHWEDQLASEKKCGHLGGKVLIPTGQHIKTLTAARLAADVAGVPTLIIARTDAQAATLLTSDVDPRDQAFTTGERTPEGFYQVRNGLGACIARGLAYAPYSDLLWMETSTPDLDVAREFAEAIKAAYPDKMLAYNCSPSFNWKKHLDDSTIAKFQRELGHMGYKFQFITLAGFHSLNYGMFDLAQGYAADGMTAYVELQEAEFAAESRGYTATRHQREVGTGYFDLISTAVAPDSSTTALRGSTEEEQFAH, from the coding sequence ATGATCGATCGCCTCAAGGGAGCTGCTGAGCAGCTGCAGGACGAATGGGACAACGACCCTCGCTGGGAGGGCGTCGAGCGCACCTACGGCGCCGAAGACGTGATCAGATTGCGCGGCAGCGTCCAGGAGGAGCACACGCTGGCCCGGCTCGGCGCCGGCCGGCTGTGGGACCTGCTGAACAGCGAGGACTACGTCAACGCCCTCGGCGCACTGACCGGCAACCAGGCCGTCCAGCAGGTGAAGGCGGGACTGAAGGCGATCTACCTGTCCGGCTGGCAGGTCGCCGCGGACGCGAACCTGGGCGGGCAGACGTACCCGGACCAGAGCCTGTACCCGGCCAACTCCGTGCCCGCCGTCGTGCGCCGCATCAACAACGCGCTGCTGCGCGCCGACCAGATCACCTGGTCGGAGGGCGACACCGACGCCCCGCACTGGCTCGCGCCGATCGTGGCGGACGCCGAGGCCGGGTTCGGCGGGGTGCTGAACGCGTTCGAGCTGATGAAGGGCATGATCGCGGCCGGCGCCGCGGGCGTGCACTGGGAGGACCAGCTCGCCTCCGAGAAGAAGTGCGGCCACCTGGGCGGCAAGGTGCTCATCCCGACCGGCCAGCACATCAAGACCCTGACCGCCGCCCGCCTCGCCGCGGACGTCGCCGGAGTCCCCACGCTGATCATCGCGCGGACCGACGCACAGGCCGCGACGCTCCTGACCAGCGACGTGGACCCGCGCGACCAGGCGTTCACCACCGGCGAGCGCACCCCGGAGGGCTTCTACCAGGTCAGGAATGGGCTGGGGGCGTGCATCGCCCGCGGCCTGGCGTACGCGCCGTACTCGGACCTGCTCTGGATGGAGACCAGCACGCCCGACCTGGACGTGGCCCGCGAGTTCGCCGAGGCCATCAAGGCGGCGTACCCGGACAAGATGCTCGCCTACAACTGCTCACCGTCGTTCAACTGGAAGAAGCACCTGGACGACTCCACCATCGCCAAGTTCCAGCGGGAACTGGGACACATGGGGTACAAGTTCCAGTTCATCACGCTCGCCGGGTTCCACTCGCTGAACTACGGCATGTTCGACCTGGCCCAGGGGTACGCCGCGGACGGCATGACGGCGTACGTGGAGCTGCAGGAGGCCGAGTTCGCCGCCGAGTCGCGCGGCTACACCGCGACCCGGCACCAGCGCGAGGTCGGCACCGGCTACTTCGACCTGATCAGCACGGCAGTGGCGCCCGACTCCTCGACGACCGCGCTGCGGGGATCGACGGAGGAGGAGCAGTTCGCCCACTGA
- a CDS encoding helix-turn-helix transcriptional regulator, which translates to MTQELDLIAFGQRLRHLRKQRGLTLSDLGSRVGRAPSQLSLLENGKREPKLSLLKGLASALGVPIEELLRRQPPNRRAQLEIALEEAQRDPIYAGLGLPRLKVSARVPNDVLEHLLGLYGELRARQARGTATPEEARAANAELRRRQREVGNYFGEIEEAAAKALAAVGYRTGALSQSMIQSLVTHFGYTVHTAQDLPRSVRSITDLRNRRIYVKHEQLGMHTPRTILLQTLGHLALGHDKPRDFADFLRQRTEANYFAAAVLVPEKAAALYLQEAKADRALSVEDLRDVFAVSYEMAAHRFTNLATHHLGLVCHFVRNDAGGTIYKAYENDGIVFPADEQGAIEGQRMCLQWSGRQVFASPDRFSVYYQYSDSPTGTYFCVAHVDPSRERDFAITLGVPYKESRWFRGRETTSRTKSNCPNGDCCRRPPAELSERWEGYAWPSARANSHVLAALPPGSFPGVDEADVYTFLERHAATA; encoded by the coding sequence TTGACGCAGGAGCTTGATCTGATCGCGTTCGGGCAGCGCCTCCGGCACCTGCGCAAACAGCGCGGCCTCACCCTGTCCGACCTGGGCTCGCGCGTCGGCAGAGCCCCCAGCCAGCTGTCGCTGCTGGAGAACGGCAAGCGCGAGCCCAAGCTCTCGCTGCTCAAGGGGCTGGCCTCCGCGCTGGGCGTGCCCATCGAGGAACTGCTGCGCCGCCAGCCGCCCAACCGCCGCGCCCAGCTGGAGATCGCGCTGGAGGAGGCGCAGCGCGACCCCATCTACGCCGGGCTCGGGCTGCCCCGGCTCAAGGTCTCCGCCCGCGTCCCCAACGACGTGCTCGAACACCTCCTCGGCCTGTACGGCGAGCTGCGCGCCAGGCAGGCCCGCGGCACCGCCACCCCGGAGGAGGCCAGGGCCGCCAACGCCGAGCTGCGGCGCAGGCAGCGCGAGGTCGGCAACTACTTCGGGGAGATCGAGGAGGCCGCCGCCAAGGCGCTGGCCGCGGTCGGCTACCGTACGGGCGCGCTGTCGCAGAGCATGATCCAGAGCCTGGTCACGCACTTCGGCTACACCGTGCACACCGCGCAGGACCTGCCGCGATCCGTACGTTCCATCACCGACCTCCGCAACCGCCGCATCTACGTCAAGCACGAGCAGCTCGGCATGCACACCCCGCGCACGATCCTGCTCCAGACGCTCGGCCACCTCGCGCTCGGCCACGACAAGCCCCGCGACTTCGCCGACTTCCTGCGCCAGCGCACCGAGGCGAACTACTTCGCCGCCGCCGTCCTCGTCCCCGAGAAGGCCGCCGCGCTCTACCTCCAGGAGGCCAAGGCCGACCGGGCGCTGTCGGTGGAGGACCTGCGGGACGTCTTCGCGGTGTCGTACGAGATGGCCGCCCACCGCTTCACCAACCTCGCCACCCACCACCTGGGTCTCGTCTGCCACTTCGTGCGCAACGACGCCGGTGGCACCATCTACAAGGCGTACGAGAACGACGGCATCGTCTTCCCGGCCGACGAGCAGGGGGCCATCGAGGGGCAGCGGATGTGCCTGCAGTGGTCGGGACGGCAGGTGTTCGCCTCGCCCGACCGGTTCTCGGTGTACTACCAGTACTCCGACTCGCCCACCGGGACCTATTTCTGCGTGGCGCACGTGGATCCCTCGCGGGAGCGGGACTTCGCCATCACGCTGGGGGTGCCGTACAAGGAGTCGCGCTGGTTCAGGGGCCGGGAGACCACCAGCCGTACCAAGTCCAACTGCCCCAACGGCGACTGCTGCCGCCGCCCGCCCGCCGAGCTGTCCGAGCGCTGGGAGGGCTACGCCTGGCCGTCCGCCCGTGCCAACTCCCACGTCCTGGCCGCGCTGCCGCCGGGGTCGTTCCCCGGGGTGGACGAGGCGGACGTGTACACGTTCCTGGAGCGTCACGCCGCCACCGCATAA
- a CDS encoding protein kinase domain-containing protein, translating into MRPLTVGDPVIIGRYLLLGRLGTGGMGVVYLAEHPRGGLVALKTPHAVHLNDATLRARFAEEVTFSRRLVPFCTAAVLEDGTDKDRPYLVTEYIPGPALSQVVAAKGPLTPDLAYGAALGVAAALVAVHEAGLVHRDLKPGNVLLSTRGPRVIDFGIARDVDTLAAHTQAGQVMGSPGWVAPERLTGGPAVPASDVFAWGCVVAFAATGHHPFGGGEADVLTRRILFDPPRVGGVPAMLRPAVEAALAKDPAGRPTSAELLRALLAAGGVGEPWDLRQAVAGVLEEIWTPVPYPPGGGRVRLASPTGESGTPGEGVERSRTRGRRAKAGAQLSHASFAALATVSIAALTVIAAGGDGTSVGGGSLLPVDPPIVRSYGSADSTVRPPSTPAATLPPTKAAAPPTPAGTPTTPVPRTRTKAPLTVRSPSPGRQDTFGPASSSGPGGEDPGDCASPMRRRGGAVRRDCPQPSQSISTIPQDGPGESPDPSVSVPETPTATGS; encoded by the coding sequence GTGCGGCCGCTTACGGTGGGCGACCCGGTCATCATCGGCCGATATCTGCTCCTCGGCCGCCTCGGCACGGGCGGGATGGGAGTGGTGTATCTGGCCGAACACCCTCGGGGTGGCCTGGTCGCACTCAAGACGCCGCATGCGGTGCATCTCAACGATGCCACCTTACGCGCGCGCTTCGCCGAGGAAGTGACTTTCTCGCGAAGATTGGTGCCGTTCTGCACGGCGGCGGTCCTGGAGGACGGCACCGACAAGGACCGTCCGTACCTGGTCACCGAGTACATCCCGGGTCCGGCGCTCTCCCAGGTCGTCGCGGCCAAGGGGCCGCTCACGCCCGATCTCGCGTACGGCGCGGCGCTCGGCGTGGCCGCCGCCCTGGTGGCGGTCCACGAGGCGGGCCTGGTGCACCGGGACCTCAAGCCCGGCAACGTGCTGCTGTCCACGCGGGGGCCGCGCGTCATCGACTTCGGCATCGCCCGCGACGTCGACACGCTGGCCGCGCACACGCAGGCCGGACAGGTCATGGGGAGCCCCGGGTGGGTCGCTCCCGAGCGGCTGACGGGTGGCCCGGCGGTGCCCGCGTCGGACGTGTTCGCGTGGGGGTGCGTGGTGGCGTTCGCGGCCACGGGGCACCACCCGTTCGGGGGCGGGGAGGCGGATGTGCTGACCCGGCGCATCCTGTTCGACCCGCCGCGCGTCGGGGGCGTGCCCGCCATGCTGCGGCCCGCCGTCGAGGCGGCGCTGGCCAAGGATCCCGCCGGCCGTCCCACGTCCGCCGAGCTGCTCCGGGCGCTGCTGGCCGCCGGGGGCGTCGGCGAGCCGTGGGATCTGCGGCAGGCGGTGGCCGGGGTGCTGGAGGAGATCTGGACGCCCGTGCCCTATCCGCCCGGCGGCGGGCGGGTACGTCTCGCCTCTCCGACCGGCGAGTCCGGGACGCCGGGGGAGGGTGTGGAGCGTTCCCGTACGCGCGGGCGCAGGGCCAAGGCCGGGGCGCAGCTGTCGCACGCCAGCTTCGCCGCCCTGGCCACGGTGTCCATCGCGGCCCTCACGGTGATCGCGGCGGGCGGCGACGGCACGAGCGTCGGAGGCGGCTCGCTGCTGCCGGTCGACCCGCCGATCGTGCGCTCCTACGGCAGCGCGGACTCGACCGTCCGCCCCCCGTCCACGCCCGCCGCCACCCTCCCGCCGACCAAGGCCGCCGCCCCGCCCACACCGGCGGGCACGCCCACGACGCCCGTCCCGCGCACCCGTACCAAGGCGCCGCTGACGGTGCGCAGCCCCTCGCCCGGCCGGCAGGACACGTTCGGGCCGGCCAGCAGCAGCGGACCGGGCGGCGAGGACCCCGGCGACTGCGCGAGCCCGATGCGCAGGCGCGGCGGCGCGGTCAGGAGGGACTGCCCGCAGCCGTCGCAGTCGATCAGCACGATCCCGCAGGACGGGCCCGGCGAGTCGCCGGACCCGTCCGTGTCCGTCCCGGAGACGCCGACGGCTACCGGATCTTAG
- a CDS encoding ABC transporter permease, with protein sequence MVRTYFLLLWTWTRAAAAYPVSFALMTLFGVLTSGLDVAVILIVFANTTTLAGFSREEVLFLYGAAGVSFAICDTFVSNIDRISQHIKAGTLDTFLIRPVSPWIQLATDRFVPARVGRILQACVVLGYGVAALDLDWRRAWMIPVMLVTGIVIFAALWTLGGAVQFVLTDAPEVSNAFTYGSNQLSQYPLSIYGRDLVRGVTYVLPLAFVNWQPGLYVLGRDDPFGTPELLRFAAPVAALVLALLAALAWRQGIRHYRSTGS encoded by the coding sequence GTGGTTAGGACCTACTTCCTGCTGCTGTGGACCTGGACCAGGGCCGCGGCGGCGTATCCGGTGTCGTTCGCGCTGATGACCCTGTTCGGCGTCCTCACCTCCGGGCTCGACGTCGCCGTGATCCTGATCGTCTTCGCCAACACCACCACGCTCGCGGGCTTCTCCCGCGAGGAGGTCCTCTTCCTGTACGGCGCCGCCGGCGTGTCGTTCGCCATCTGCGACACGTTCGTCAGCAACATCGACCGGATCAGCCAGCACATCAAGGCGGGCACCCTCGACACGTTCCTGATCAGGCCGGTCAGCCCGTGGATCCAGCTCGCCACCGACCGGTTCGTGCCCGCCAGGGTGGGCCGGATCCTGCAGGCGTGCGTCGTGCTCGGCTACGGCGTCGCCGCGCTCGACCTCGACTGGCGGCGCGCCTGGATGATCCCCGTCATGCTGGTCACCGGGATCGTCATCTTCGCGGCGCTCTGGACGCTCGGCGGCGCGGTCCAGTTCGTGCTGACCGACGCCCCCGAGGTGTCCAACGCCTTCACCTACGGCAGCAACCAGCTCAGCCAGTACCCGCTCAGCATCTACGGCCGCGACCTGGTCAGGGGCGTGACATATGTGCTCCCGCTGGCCTTCGTCAACTGGCAGCCCGGCCTGTACGTGCTGGGCCGGGACGACCCGTTCGGCACGCCGGAGCTCCTGCGGTTCGCCGCGCCGGTCGCCGCGCTGGTCCTCGCCCTGCTGGCCGCGCTGGCCTGGCGGCAGGGCATCAGGCACTACCGATCCACGGGGAGTTGA
- a CDS encoding SCO6745 family protein has product MTLERRTWRTLEPLHGMIYFSPEASAAYESLGLSGRMGYFASRAAALGPVPAEAVIATFYNFNPDLVRRAIPAAWRIASPADILAARLESAGATLRRVLGDAVDSPEMSRAAALARRAAESVAGELSGRPLYAAHAALPWPEAPHLVLWHAQTLLREYRGDGHLAALLAAGLSGIEALVTHAATGAVTAEVLRGTRGWPEADWAAAVRRLEERGWLVEGALTEEGRRRREEIEEATDRMGMAPYTALGAAGCEELRSLARPWSKTVVAELMPWSTGR; this is encoded by the coding sequence ATGACGCTGGAACGCCGGACCTGGCGCACTCTGGAGCCCCTGCACGGCATGATCTACTTCTCCCCCGAGGCGAGCGCCGCCTACGAGAGCCTCGGGCTGAGCGGCCGGATGGGATACTTCGCCTCCCGAGCCGCCGCTCTCGGTCCGGTGCCCGCCGAAGCGGTGATCGCGACCTTCTACAACTTCAACCCCGACCTGGTACGGCGGGCGATCCCGGCCGCCTGGCGGATCGCCTCGCCGGCCGACATCCTGGCCGCCCGGCTCGAATCGGCCGGCGCCACGCTGCGCCGCGTGCTGGGCGACGCCGTGGACTCCCCGGAGATGTCACGGGCGGCGGCGCTGGCCCGCCGGGCGGCGGAGAGCGTCGCGGGCGAGCTCAGCGGGCGGCCTCTTTATGCCGCGCACGCGGCACTGCCCTGGCCCGAGGCTCCCCACCTGGTGCTCTGGCACGCCCAGACCCTGCTGCGCGAGTATCGCGGCGACGGTCATCTCGCCGCCCTCCTGGCGGCCGGGCTGAGCGGCATCGAGGCGCTGGTCACCCACGCGGCGACCGGCGCCGTCACGGCCGAGGTGCTCCGAGGCACGCGCGGGTGGCCCGAGGCCGACTGGGCCGCCGCCGTGCGGAGGCTGGAGGAGCGTGGCTGGCTCGTCGAGGGAGCTCTCACCGAGGAGGGCCGCAGGAGGCGCGAGGAGATCGAGGAGGCGACGGACCGGATGGGCATGGCGCCGTACACCGCGCTCGGCGCCGCGGGCTGCGAGGAGCTGCGCTCTCTCGCCCGGCCGTGGAGCAAGACCGTGGTCGCCGAGCTGATGCCCTGGTCCACCGGCCGTTAG